gtctatgatcgagcacttgtattcgagccctcgaggcccctggcttgtattataatgcttgtatgacttatttatgttgtagagttgtgttgtgatatcttcccgtgagtccctgatcttgatcgtacacatttgcgtgcatgattagtgtacgattgaatcgggagcgTCACACTCTGTAAGCGGCGGCACCTCCGGACAAATCTGTTCTGACCGGTGCAGtcggcggtggtggtcatctcttccgcCAGAGGTGGTCGGCATGTGGGTGGGAGATCGGATCTCGAGATTCGTTATCTTGTCCCGGTTACGagtcggggagacatagttgccggtgaaaaccgagccgttgGCGCGCGATGACGGCATTTTGCactgttaccttgatgaaggcatcgtcgtgtaactgttATCGACTCACTCCTGCTGCTTCGGGGGCAACCCTAGGATATGGTCTTCCAGATCGGACGTGGCGGTACCACGGTGCCATTTCTCtattgggagcatcgtttgtggagcagcgctggaggacagaggcaggaggtggagcggctttgtCTTGCATGGAGCTTCGGGGGCGTTGTCAAGTCATGTCTGGCTGACAGTGCCACGCTAAGTCATGCCTAGTTGGCAGGTGCtgcgcacgacagatcttccagaaTCTTTGCGTTTGGAAGGACGAGCGCAAGGCGATGGCgctgttgggcgccgtggtggcgtcgacggatgtgtggactggcaaggatgatgcggatctctcttctgaagatgggtcagtggtccgatgatgatggcggcttGTAAAACATATGCATGTGGTGTGCGTTTTAGGTAGGCCGCATCGGCTGTTGGTcccgatacgttatgtggatggatcggcgaCGGCACCGGTTTTAGATATGATGAGTGAGAGCACTTCACATTATCGAGTTTGTAGGTATGAGAGGTGGCTTCAGATGGATTGATGTATGTTCCTGTCAAACATTTGTGAAATATTTAATAAAGATGACTACATGCATcggttgatgcagaggccggggtttaACCTCATTGTAAAAAATGGGTACTGATATGGGACTACTGATACGGCTCTGCAAGCCAAGCCACTGCTGATATGGGACTATACTAGAGTAGAATGTAGGACCACGGTTACATTATGATGCCGGCGTAGGAGGTGGAGTACCTTACTTACTCTGACGTAGTGTCAACGCCTGGAAGCCCTGCCCCGCCCCGAGCACACCTGCCGTCCGTCGCGGACGCCGCGCAACAGCTAGAGTCTGCATCCACTTGTCACTTTCCCGTGAGTAGATCCAGTAGTCGTACAAATTCAGTCGTCCCTGAACCGAACCTGCATGTTTGGCGGGCGTGCGTGTGTGCGCGCCAAACATTGATTCATGTGCGCAACCGCCACAAGGACTTTTGCCGCTGGTGTCGTGTCACATGTGTATGCATGGGTTGGCAGATGGAACGTCGACCAATCctgaaagaaacaaagaaagaaagaaagaaaaaaagaattgGTTGGTTCCGGAGAGGGCCAGCAACAGCAATGGCAAACATCTAGGAGTGGCCAATTTCCGTGTTTTCACCTTTTTGCCGTAAGTTTTGCCGGGTCTAACCCCCCACCCCTGAAAGTATTTCAGGATCGATCTGACCTTTTTGCTATCATCAGACTGGTCGACGGTAGGGTTGGACAGCCTACCGCCGTAAAGTTTGGCGATAGGCATGACGGCAAGCTGCAGACGGCCGTTTGCGCCCGCCTACGTGGCAAAGGCCCTTACCGCCAGGGTCCCTGATAGTAGGGCGCTCGATCCTACCGCCAAGAAAGCCTATCGTCGGGGACCATGGCGGTAAGCTGGTGGCCAGACATTGCAGAATCGCCCTGTGACACAACAAAACTGGAAATTCTACGGTAGCCACCCTACCGCCGGTGTCCTAAATGCATCATATAAATTGATTTCACCACAACATAATGCTGAACTAGTGTTTCAAAGAATGTGAGCCAATCCAACAAAAATACATGATTCCAACCAACCAAAATGAGGAGAAGTGAGGAGGTACCTTAGGTGATGAAAGTGCTTCGTATCCACCGGACAAATCTCAATCAAATGAAAGAGATTTGGGAGGCCCTTGAGTGAGGCCGCTGCCGTCCAAGCGTCGCTCCACTCCGCCTAAGTCTcgtgtgttgggaatcgtagcataattttaaaattttcctacgctcaccaagatgcatctatggagtatactagcaacgaggggaaaggattgcatctacatacccttgtagatcgcgagcggaagcgttccaatgaacgtggatgacggagtcgtactcgccgtgatccaaatcaccgatgaccgagtgccaaacggacggcacctccgcgttcaacacacgtacggtgcagcgacgtctccttcttcttgatccagcaaggggaaggagaggttgatggagatccagcagcacggcggcgtggtggtggatgtagcgggatgccgacagggcttcgccgagcttctacgagagagagaggtgtagcaggggaggagggaggcgcccaaggctgttgtgctactgccctccctccccccccctttatataggccccctgggagggggggggccggccagggatcccatctggatgccttgccccccaaggcaagtggggcgccccccccccccaccctagggtttccaaccctaggcgcagggggaggcccatggggggcgcccagcccactaggggctggttcccttcccacttcagcccacgggccctccgggataggtggccccacccggtggacccccgggacccttccggtggtcccggtacaataccggtaacccccgaaactttcccggtggccgaaacttgacttcctatatataattcttcacctccggaccattccggaactcctcgtgacgtccgggatctcatccgggactccgaacaactttcgggtttccgcatacacatatctctacaaccctagcgtcaccgaaccttaagtgtgtagaccctacgggttcgggagacatgcagacatgaccgagacgcctctccggtcaataaccaacagcgggatctggatactcatgttggctcccacatgttccacgatgatctcatcggatgaaccacgatgtcgaggattcaatcaatcccgtatacaattccctttgttaatcggtatgttacttgcccgagattcgatcgtcggtatcccaataccttgttcaatctcgttaccggcaagtctctttactcgtaccgcaatgcatgatcccgtgactaacgccttagtcacattgagctcattatgatgatgcattaccgagtgggcccagagatacctctccgtcacacggagtgacaaatcccagtctcgatccgtgccaacccaacagacactttcggagatacccgtagtgcacctttatagtcacccagttacgtattgacgtttggcacacccaaagcactcctacggtatccgggagttgcacgatctcatggtctaaggaaaagatacttgacattggaaaagctctagcaaacgaaactacacgatcttttatgctatgcttaggattgggtcttgtccatcacatcattctcctaatgatgtgatcccgttatcaatgacattcaatgtccatagtcaggaaaccgtgactatttgttgatcaacgagctagtcaactagaggcttactagggacatgttgtggtctatgtattcacacatgtattgcgatttccggataatacaattataacatgaacaatagacgattatcatgaacaaagaaatataataataaccatttattattgccttcagggcatatttccaacatcgtgCGACATATGTGCCACCGCCACGTCAGAGCGCGCACCAGGCCGCGCAGAACAACACCACCCCTGTGGCCCATCGCGCCATGCTTCGCCTGGTGCAGGGGCTAGGGCTGCTGGGTCCCAAGGATAAGATGGCGGCAAGGGCGGACGAGGCCCTCATCCACAGGTTCGACGAGGCACTCACTGACGACGACATCAATGTCGTCGCCAAGCTGACCAGGCTCAACAGGGACGCGCTACGGGTCGCGGTTAGCCTGGCAGGACCTGATGCTGCTGCTGAGGAGGCCATTGTGTAGAGTTGGGTTTAGTTCTTCTATATGTATCAGTAGTGGTAGGTGGTGTAGCTGGCGCCGTCGAGGTTTGGGGCCTATTGGTGGTCGGCGGCGTCCCCCGACAAGCTTGGATGTGTACTTGTCTATTTTTAGCGATGTTAATTGTCGAAGATTGTTATTACTGTCGAAGGAGATAACTGTGCCCAATGAATAGCACAACTTGTGCGATCTTGAGTTGGAATATGAGGGGTTTGAATTCACCCGCATCCGTTGTTAAAAAGAGAATTGCCCGAGCACAGGTGGTACTATCAATTTGCAATCCCACCCTCTAACGGTGCCATGTCAGTAGATCCTGGCCTAAAACAAGCTTAAGAGTAAAAAAGTCCGGGATCAAAGAGTTCATGGTACGGAGTTCCGACATTTGGAGGTCGGAGTTCATTTGCGACCGTGTCTACAACCACAAGCTTCATTTCAGACTTCACTCGTTATCTTACGGCTGGGGCTAAGGCCGTTGTAGACTAGGTGTAGGTGGCGGCCGAAATGTAGATTACAGTTTACAGTTCTCTCTGTTGTGTAATGTGTAGTGGAGTTTGCTCAAGCACATGCGCATCATCTCGGATATTCAGTTTGGCTCTAGGGAGCACATGCTTCTGCACCCTAGACGAAGCACCGCTATCCCATATggcatgaaaattgtcaagcacaCTTGCCACACTAGTatgaatattttcaaaaaaaagttcagaatttttaaattttatttcctatttattttgattttactgttctATCAGGGAGCATATGCTACCCAGAATTATTTTCATTTTATGTTGGTTTTGCATAAAAAATATTATCGCTTAAGAGTTGGCCCCACCTTAAAAAAGGTTCGTCCTCCGCCACTGGTCACAATGCTCTTGTGATTAACTATGTTCATTGAACAACGTGTATATGTTATTTCAAACATGTTCTGACTTGTGACTCGAGCCTCCCATATTTGGGAAAGTAGCAGCCGACACCTTTGATGATTTGCTGCGAGTGTGGAGGACAATCTACTATCTAGTCTAAAAGCAAATTATTATAGTTATTTGTTGGTTGTATATTTCAAATCTACAGTGTCCTGCATTATATATTCATGACTCCATCTCTCAACGATCTTGATCGCAGTGTACCTCAAAggatgttgttgttgccatgtccCTGGCCTTGGAGGAGTTGTTGCTGCCCGACCCGACGGACAGAAGCTTCTCTCCTCAAGAAAAGCCCCCCCAAATTGAGAACTCTCTTAGTTGAACCTTGACCCTTCCCATAGGCATGTACACTAAGATTTTTGTCATTAGGAGTATTAGAGAGGCGGTTTTTCATACCTAACATCAAACTTAACTTTGTCGACTAGTTTCATCGGGGTGCTTAATTTAGATACAAACAGAActtttttttttgcagggtacAAGCAAAACTTTCTCAAGTGCAGAGAAACCAAATCCACATACAGACATACTCAACATTTTTGTGTTATAAAGTATAAGTACATACTCTAACATGTACTTCGTCAAACGGATGTATATATTACGAAGCAGGTTCCAGCTAACAAAGCAAGTCGAATCCCACAAGACAAGACAGACACATCCAGATTTCGTTTCGGGACACAGCTTAATAAGTAAATAGATTCACAACAAGCAAGCGAGCAAGCGAGCGAGCTTCAGGTAATTCAGAGCAGACGCACATCAACAGGCATGCATGGCCACAAGGGTGGGTTGACAACATGAATGTGCTTCCCTTGCCCAAGGTGGATCCATATGGATACAACATAGTACATACATTCTCCATACATACGCTGGCTGGTCTCAACCTAACCTGACCTACTACACAAGAACATGGTGCACAGGATAGCTAGCACAAGACAAGACAACCTATGGCATGCGTGCGTGTCTCCCTCATGGTCTGCCTAGGACCGCTCCACCACAGCCTTGAGTGCATCTCCGGCTGTCACCCTCAGCGGCACGAAATCTGGACGCAAACACACACACAAATGTATGTCAGCGCCACCCAATCTTTGCCATATCCAAAAAACACACGCAGGCTTCCGCAGATTTGAACGGTAACATAGGGTAAGGAGCTTCACCTGATAGAAACTTGTACCGTTTCTCATTGCACACCTCCGTCGCTGAAAACATGAGTAGATGATACATTTCATGTCAATTAACAAGTACTACTGCTATAAGTAAAAAAGGAAGACGAAATAACAAAAAAATAGCCTAAATGGAAGGGATAACCAAAGAGGAGGGGTTTCAGTTATAGTTATAGTTGCCGTGGTCATGGGGCGATACATCCATCCTCCATCCATCAGGGAAGTATATGCATGTCTAGGACTTACTTAGATGAGTGGATGACAACTGATACGACGATTATCCATGTTTATATCAAAATATAACCACTTTCAGACTGCAGCCGCAAGGTTTCAACATGTTTCATGGGGTATATATATATTCCCCTACAGGAGCAGGCCCCATGGGTTTACATTTACTTGCAAGTTCAGATTTAATGATTTATCAACACCACCAGCTGAGGAAACGATGATTAACTTTAGGTTACTCATAACAAAATTAACAAAGAACCTTTCAATCTTTGGTATACAAGATTGGGCATCGAGCAGACACCGGTGTGTCTGGTAACTATGGTACTTCGGAAAACAAACTCTCGGTTTTGGTAACACAATATGTCCAATGTATCAAACACTAGGTTAAGCAAGTATAATGGCTTTCTTAACTAATTGGTATCATATCAAATGTATCCATTGTGTGGTCTAGAAAGGCTCTTTATTTCGCCATAAACCATCTTTCAGGCAGCATAGTCGATAAAAGGATAAAAGGGTTCCCAGAAAAGATAACTAAGAAGAACATAAGAAGGAAGAGCCAACTCACAAAGGTTATCGTAGGTAATTGACTTTTTGCGTTCCTTCAGGGCATTCTGATAAGCATCCTTCGCAAATGCCTCCAAGAATAACTCCTGCAGGTGCATGTGTAACATGAATATATATAATGTTTTTCAAAGCGGTGAATATATAACATGATAATACTATCCAGTTCAAGGTTCACTACATGTCATAATCACTGCATACCAAAAGAATGGCATCGGTCAATAAATACATGAAGGGAACTATGCAATCAGGCCACGCTTGTTATTATACCACAGTCAGCTTACAGAGGTCAACTTCCTCACCAATCTGCTATGCTGCAGGTACAGTTTAATCATGTTGaaccaaaaaaaacttcatctagtgATCGATGATTGGATAATTACATATACCAATCAGGGGGGAAACCTCTACTTTGTGCATATACCAAACCAAAAAGAAATCCTCTATTGGTCAGTGAGTGAAGAATTACAGGACTTCCAACAGTTGGTGCTATGAACTTATGATCTCTTCAGCAGGACAAGAAAGTAAGAAACAAAATGAAATCGATGCGCGTTACAGAAGTCTAAGCACCAGAGTTCACTTGCCAGACTGGGGATCTGAAATTTGAATCAGTTGCATATACAGCTATCTTGTTTGGTGCTCGAAAAAAATTACAAGAACCAATTAAATTTTTGCTGGAAGACTAAACACCTGAGTTCGCAAGATAAAGAAAGAGAAATCATGAAGATTAATCAAACTCTTGGAGCAAGTAGAGGCAATGGGAGGTGAGCAGTCCAGTGACTATGTACTTGTGCATAGCTCTGTTGCTGCCTTGATTACGGACAAAACCACTACAACTGGTAGCATTAGCCAGCTTTCAGAACAATGGTGGCAGACTGGCAGCACTGCACAACTGTTGGGGTAATCTAGGATTTTTTCTACTCGTCTTTTGGATGATGGCTGAAGCTTAATATTGCCAGTGCAAATCTTACTACATTCAAATTAAATTTCAAAAACAAACGTTTCATCAACAAATTTAGCAAATCCATGACATTTATGAATTCACAAGAAACAATATGCTTAAGGTAAGCCTGGGAATATTAAGCTACATAATGAGCAATCTCATAAATTTAGCCCATCCATGAATGACTAACAATCACATACAAGTTCAGCAATAGCAGAAACAATCTGGAAATACAATACCATGTTACTAACACCGGTCATATTCTTCCATCCAAAAAAAGAACACCAATTTTTCTCTCTAGATAACACGGTTTCCTACCACTTCGACACGATATTTCAAGTGGATATGCTTGGGAAAAACCAAAGCGAAAACATGGACAAAATGTGCACATCTACAGCAGAAATAGACAGCACTATCTACAAATCACTGCAAAACATGCCAAGAAAGAAGTCCTCACAGTTCACTTGTCAGACAGGTTGGTACTGCTAGCAGCAGAAGTAGACACAGCTTACTATGTAGAAATTTGGCTCAGCACAAAATGAAGCTTTGACATCTCAGACAACTTTACACTGGAATATTGACTGACCAAGGGTAGAGACAAAGCATTCGACAGTGAGAGCACCACAGACAACtcatcgaacaccttgcgggcactgACGGGCTGATAGCACGACCAATCTAAATCTTGCTAGCTAGCATAGATTCCACCCTAAATCATGGCATTCTGATAGACTGGCATCAAGCTTCAGTCATGAAATTTCTTATTGCCAACACAGATCGCTGCATAACTTGCATTTTTCAGAGTAAAAAGCGGGGGAAGAAGTAGTACCGAGGCCTTGTTGACGAGGAAGACGGTCTCGTTGTTAGATCGGATGGTGGCGTCCTTGTCCCGCATCAGCAGCCGCACCCGCGCCATCGGGAAGCTGCAGATGCCCGGCTCGGCGGCCACCGGCGCCGCCCCTGCTGCCTTGTCCTTCTGTTTCTTCGCAGGCGAAGAGCCATTCTGCTCGCTCTTGGCCGCCTTTGGGGGTTCCAGATCGCCATGCTTCCTCTTGGTGGGCGTGGCCTTCTCCGCCGCGCCGGAGGGCTGCTGCTTTTTGGCCGGTGTGGCCTTCTCCGCCTTGCCGGGGCTTTTATTGGCGCTCTTTGCTGCCTTCTGGGGTGTCTTGCTGGGCGTGGTGGCCTTCTCAGCGCCGCCGGAGGAGgcctgcttcttcttggtgggcgtgGCCTTGTCAGCTTTCTTGGCCGCCTTCTGGGGTTGGGGTTCCCCGGCGTCGTCGCGCTTCCTCTTGCTGGGCGTCTCCTTGGCCGCCCCGTCTGACGCCTGCTGCTTCGTCTTCTTGGGCGTGGGCTTGGGCTTGGGCTTGCCCGCTTCGCCGGACGGCTCCTGCTTCCCGGATCTGGATCCgggctccgccgcctcgccgcccttcttctccttcttctttgggGCCGCCGCCgtgtcccccttctccttctccttcttctggtTCGCCGGCTtgtcccccttctccttcttctccgggggCGCCGCAAtctcccccttctccttcttcttcttcttggtagcAGCTTTCTCCCCCTtgtccttcttctctggcaccgccgccgccttgtcccccttgtccttcttcttcggcagcgtcgccgcctcctcccccttgtccttcTTCTTCGGGGTCgccgccttctccttcttctccggggaCGCCGCCATCTCCCCCTTGTCCTTCTTCTTATTGGTAGCAACCTTGGCCCCTTTCTCCGTCTTCACTGGCGCCGCCGCCTTCTCCATCTCCCCCTTCCCCTGCTTCTTCGGGGTCGCCGCCTTCTCCATCTCCCCCTTCCCCATCTCGCTCTTCCCGGGCTCCGGAGCAGAGCCCTCGCCGGACCCGGCGGGGGCGGGGACCTTGTTTGGCCTCCCGGGCCCGCGCTTGGAGccggggcttgcggcggcggcggggacggggtCCTTCTTAGGCCTCCCAGGCCCGCGCTTGGCAGTGGAGccggggctggcggcggcggggacggggtCCTTCTTAGGTCTGCCGGGCCCGCGCTTGGCAGCGGAGCTGGGGATGACGGCGCTCTCCTCGCCCTCGGAAGGCGCGGTGCTCACAGCCGCTGGCTTCTTCCCGGCCATGGCCGCCTatctctctcctcctccctccgccgccgcccaaACCCTCGGCGAGAGCTCTATGTGGAGTTCAAACTGTTTCGGGGCCGCGCGGAAGCTTCGCGAACCGACGGAGAAATGGGcgctttttttatatatatttcgccgctattttttttaaataatacatttttttaattACAGAAATATTACGCGAAAGAAAgaaatttcaaaaataatacaccgtcggcccgctgcaggccgatcGGCTAGCAGCAGGCCcaatcggcccacagcaggccgactgcaGGCCCGGCTGGCACGCGGCGGCCTGTGGTTGGTCGGGCCACGTcgcgcgagggggaggcagtgggctGTCGGCTTGTGCGCCCCTGTCGGCCTACCGCCCGccgatcggccagctgctggccgaCAGGGGGCTGTAGCCTGACACGCTGGCCGGCCCGGCCTTATcctctctttccttcctctccttcctccattCTTCTTCTCCCGTTCATTTCTTCTGtgttctttcttctcctctctctACAGAAAAATGGCACCCATTTGTGCACCTAAATGAGCTACATTTTCGcgattttggcaccgtgaatgggttcAACTCATTTAGGGTAGCCAAAAGAGGTGTCGATCTACTGAcggggtagctcgtggtggtcgtggtgagcattttggtggaggtggtggtggtgaagttgtggcaatgtggtggtggtgaagttggatGGTCATGGTGGTGAcggggtagctcgtggtggtcgtggcTGTTGTTCGTCGTGCTTCGTTGGAGCCGGAGCACCGGCAGTTTttcgttcgtcgttcgtcgttcgtcgttcgcacgcacgcttcaagagtatatttcagcccacattttattttttgtaggtgctccggtagtatacgtaaatattgttatttgccccggtagtataagtaaatatttgtgtgcgattattgttatttggCCCGGTAGTATACCGCAATATTTTTTTTggcccggtagtatacgtaaatattgttATTTGCCCCAGTAGTATACGTACATATtattcgttcgcacgcacgcttcgtTCGATGTGAAATAAAATTTGTGTAtgattattgttatttgccccggtggtatacgtaaatatttgtagttgctacggcaaatTTTCGTAATATAGTTTtaggtgtgtgaattgtattagttgttAGTGGGGATAATAAGTTGTTGGTTAATACTTGACACGTACACAGGTGCGTGATAAGAAGTTTGAAACATGAATAAAAAGTTCAAAAGAAGagacaaatatttttaaaattgatTAAAATTAAAAATACATCAACATAGGCCTATTTATAATTGAAATAAAATGAATTAAAAGTTCAAAAGAAGAGACAAatattttataattgaaataaaatgaattatcatatttgtcggttatattattattattatttgaggcctatttattattagtaaacatgggcctatttattatattattattaaaaCAAGAGTCAAGCAACTCATCATAATCGTCAACATAGATTAAATTATATTGATCGTGAAatttactatggtcctggtaatatatagacatgtctaatacttgtatttcgttgttgaaaaaaataggtgagtcgagatgtccgatgtagtgaagttgagattttactatggtcctggtactgtccaaacaaatgagttgggagcagatctgagtgaatttactcacatagaggtggcaatcagcgcaccacaaacatggtctgttagtcagttgaaagaatggattgcggcaagtttaggtcttgatactgaaacacacaccgtcggtgttcatgcattgtggacacggtcaagttcaaaaatttacttttatttgaggccaatagagggagactccgattgggtgcggtggttacaaggttgtgaacgaaggggatgcaatcctgttgctttagtgcttcccgtcgtgaaggaggtcactgcacatgaaggcgagggtggctacgaaggacagagcagtcaggtagaaggaggaaatgcttatggttacgaacaaggacagagcagtcaggtacaaggaggaaatgcttatggttatgaaccagggcagagtagtcaggtagaaggaggaaatgccgatggtgattacaatggcgaggtggacgctgacgaggtagatgggcacatgcagaaccagatggaagaagaagacaccgatgttgaaaggggtcatgccgatgattctgacgagtcagatgaagaagaaaatgcagaggaggtcccgaatcctgcatggtggaatcatgacttatcatctgcaatgaccgtgaatgatggacatgattcagcctggcaatatcaccagaacaatattgcgacgggtgctatgtatccgaacaagca
This window of the Triticum aestivum cultivar Chinese Spring chromosome 5D, IWGSC CS RefSeq v2.1, whole genome shotgun sequence genome carries:
- the LOC123123969 gene encoding muscle M-line assembly protein unc-89, with translation MAGKKPAAVSTAPSEGEESAVIPSSAAKRGPGRPKKDPVPAAASPGSTAKRGPGRPKKDPVPAAAASPGSKRGPGRPNKVPAPAGSGEGSAPEPGKSEMGKGEMEKAATPKKQGKGEMEKAAAPVKTEKGAKVATNKKKDKGEMAASPEKKEKAATPKKKDKGEEAATLPKKKDKGDKAAAVPEKKDKGEKAATKKKKKEKGEIAAPPEKKEKGDKPANQKKEKEKGDTAAAPKKKEKKGGEAAEPGSRSGKQEPSGEAGKPKPKPTPKKTKQQASDGAAKETPSKRKRDDAGEPQPQKAAKKADKATPTKKKQASSGGAEKATTPSKTPQKAAKSANKSPGKAEKATPAKKQQPSGAAEKATPTKRKHGDLEPPKAAKSEQNGSSPAKKQKDKAAGAAPVAAEPGICSFPMARVRLLMRDKDATIRSNNETVFLVNKASELFLEAFAKDAYQNALKERKKSITYDNLSTEVCNEKRYKFLSDFVPLRVTAGDALKAVVERS